One Bacillus sp. FJAT-52991 genomic region harbors:
- a CDS encoding Na+/H+ antiporter NhaC family protein: protein MNNKANGWALFPLLIFLLIFIGSGVATGDFYKMPIIVALFITSAVTLMMNRKKPLMEKVDIFSKGAGHPNIMLMAFIFLLAGAFASTAKGMGAVDSTVNLALSILPQNLLMVGLFIIACFISLSMGTSTGTIVALAPIGVAIADETGISLALAMATVIGGSMFGDNLSIISDTTIAAVRTQGTRMADKFRTNFLIVLPAAVITAVILGVITAGQQSTVTADSYEVIKIIPYLAVLGAALAGMNVLVVLSGGILLSGIIGLWDGSYTFFSFIEAISEGIGSMMELAMIAIIIGGIIEVIRYNGGIEFILQFVMKKIRTKKGAEFGIAALVSLTNLSTANNTIAIIIAGPLAKNIADEYGIDPRKSASVLDVFSCFIQGIIPYGAQMLAAAGLAGISPISIMSYSIYPVLIGICGIVAILFNLPRLKENK, encoded by the coding sequence TTGAATAATAAAGCAAACGGCTGGGCGCTGTTTCCGCTGTTGATTTTTTTATTGATTTTTATTGGAAGTGGTGTCGCAACGGGTGATTTTTATAAAATGCCAATTATCGTCGCCTTGTTTATTACATCAGCAGTGACGTTAATGATGAATCGAAAAAAGCCATTGATGGAAAAAGTGGATATTTTTTCGAAAGGGGCAGGGCATCCGAATATTATGTTAATGGCTTTCATCTTTTTGCTCGCAGGGGCGTTTGCCTCTACAGCGAAAGGAATGGGAGCGGTAGATTCAACAGTTAATTTAGCGCTATCTATTTTACCGCAAAATTTATTGATGGTCGGTTTGTTTATTATTGCGTGCTTTATTTCTTTATCGATGGGAACATCTACCGGAACGATCGTCGCCTTGGCACCTATTGGCGTAGCGATTGCTGATGAAACGGGAATTTCGTTAGCTTTAGCGATGGCTACTGTGATTGGCGGATCTATGTTCGGAGATAACTTGTCAATCATTTCAGATACAACGATTGCAGCGGTACGTACACAAGGAACAAGAATGGCGGATAAATTTCGAACGAACTTTTTGATTGTACTTCCAGCAGCAGTGATCACAGCGGTCATTTTAGGTGTAATTACAGCTGGACAGCAGAGCACAGTAACAGCGGACTCATATGAGGTCATCAAAATTATTCCGTACTTAGCTGTATTAGGAGCGGCTTTAGCTGGTATGAATGTATTGGTCGTATTAAGCGGCGGCATTCTGCTTTCGGGAATCATCGGATTATGGGATGGCAGCTATACATTCTTTTCCTTTATTGAAGCGATTTCTGAAGGGATCGGCAGTATGATGGAATTGGCTATGATCGCTATTATTATTGGCGGTATTATTGAAGTCATTCGTTACAATGGCGGAATTGAGTTTATTTTACAATTTGTGATGAAAAAAATTCGCACAAAAAAAGGGGCGGAATTCGGCATTGCTGCCCTCGTTAGTTTAACTAATTTATCAACGGCAAATAACACAATTGCCATTATTATTGCTGGTCCACTTGCTAAAAATATCGCTGATGAGTATGGGATTGATCCGCGAAAATCAGCTAGTGTGCTCGATGTGTTCTCCTGCTTTATTCAAGGGATTATCCCGTATGGAGCACAAATGTTAGCAGCTGCTGGATTGGCGGGGATTTCGCCTATCAGCATCATGAGCTACTCGATCTACCCAGTGTTAATTGGGATTTGTGGAATCGTAGCGATATTGTTCAATCTCCCTCGTTTAAAAGAGAATAAATAA
- a CDS encoding SpoVR family protein gives MNAVEMKKLQYAIDEITEVASGFGLDFYPMRYEICPAEIIYTFGAYGMPTRFSHWSFGKQFFKMKLQYDLGLSKIYELVINSNPCYAFLLDTNSLIQNKLIVAHVLAHCDFFKNNVRFSQTNRRMVESMAATADRIHQYEIDYGKETVEQFLDAVLAIEEHIDPSLIRPQLIWKNEEEEEETRVRVSPYDDLWSLDSSEKQEKPSKKTKKKLPPQPEKDIMLFIEQYSRELEDWQRDIMTMVREEMLYFWPQLETKIMNEGWASYWHQRIIRELDLTSGEAIEFSKLNAGVIQPSRTTINPYYLGLKMFEDIEERYNNPTEEMQRNGVQPGSGREKMFEVREIESDISFLRNYLTKDLVMREDMYLFEKKGKDYKITDKEWTNVRDQLVSMRVNGGFPYITVNDGDYMKSGELYLKHWYEGVELDLKYLEKVLPYVYTLWGRAVHLETVMEDREIVFCYSGNKVQRKYL, from the coding sequence ATGAATGCGGTAGAGATGAAGAAGCTTCAGTATGCGATTGATGAGATTACGGAGGTTGCTTCTGGATTTGGTCTCGATTTTTACCCGATGAGGTACGAAATATGTCCGGCGGAAATTATTTATACATTTGGCGCATATGGGATGCCCACAAGGTTTTCTCATTGGAGCTTTGGGAAACAGTTTTTTAAAATGAAGCTTCAGTATGATCTTGGATTGAGTAAAATATATGAACTGGTTATTAATTCCAATCCTTGTTATGCCTTTTTGCTTGATACAAATTCGTTAATTCAAAACAAATTAATTGTTGCCCATGTGCTTGCTCATTGTGATTTCTTTAAAAATAATGTTCGTTTTAGTCAAACGAATCGTCGTATGGTTGAAAGTATGGCCGCAACTGCCGATCGTATTCACCAATATGAAATAGATTATGGGAAGGAAACGGTGGAACAGTTTTTAGATGCGGTGTTAGCCATTGAGGAGCACATTGATCCGTCCTTGATCCGACCTCAATTAATTTGGAAAAATGAAGAAGAGGAGGAAGAAACTCGAGTAAGAGTAAGCCCTTATGATGATCTATGGTCGTTAGATTCATCAGAGAAACAGGAGAAACCCTCGAAAAAGACGAAAAAGAAGCTGCCGCCGCAACCAGAAAAGGATATTATGCTGTTTATTGAGCAATATAGCAGAGAACTTGAGGATTGGCAGCGAGATATTATGACGATGGTTCGGGAAGAAATGCTTTATTTTTGGCCACAGTTGGAAACAAAAATTATGAATGAAGGATGGGCATCGTATTGGCATCAGCGAATCATTAGAGAACTGGACCTCACATCTGGAGAGGCGATTGAATTTTCTAAGCTGAATGCGGGCGTTATTCAGCCGTCCCGAACGACGATCAATCCTTACTATTTAGGGCTGAAAATGTTTGAGGATATCGAAGAACGGTATAATAACCCAACAGAAGAAATGCAAAGAAACGGAGTACAGCCAGGAAGTGGACGTGAAAAAATGTTTGAAGTCCGTGAAATCGAATCTGATATCTCCTTTTTGCGAAATTATTTAACAAAAGATCTTGTGATGAGAGAGGATATGTACTTGTTTGAAAAAAAGGGGAAGGATTATAAAATAACGGACAAGGAATGGACAAACGTCCGCGACCAGCTTGTTAGCATGAGAGTCAATGGGGGATTTCCGTATATTACGGTGAATGATGGCGACTATATGAAATCTGGTGAATTGTATTTAAAGCATTGGTATGAAGGTGTTGAACTTGATTTGAAGTATTTGGAAAAGGTCTTGCCGTATGTATATACGCTCTGGGGAAGAGCCGTTCACTTAGAAACAGTCATGGAGGATAGAGAAATCGTATTTTGTTATAGCGGCAATAAAGTTCAACGAAAATATTTATAA
- a CDS encoding metalloregulator ArsR/SmtB family transcription factor has protein sequence MEKKKQELDEETLFIVSQTFKALSDPTRLRILHLLFTGEHSVNEIAENLSLLQSTVSHQLRFLKNLRLVKYRREGTTLYYSHDDEHVIDLLCQAIEHAKHH, from the coding sequence ATGGAGAAGAAGAAGCAAGAGCTAGATGAGGAAACATTGTTTATTGTTTCCCAAACATTTAAAGCTTTATCAGATCCAACAAGATTACGGATTTTACATTTGCTATTTACTGGTGAACACTCAGTGAATGAAATTGCCGAGAACTTATCACTGTTGCAGTCTACTGTTTCACATCAGCTCAGGTTTTTAAAAAATTTACGACTCGTTAAATATCGAAGAGAAGGAACAACATTGTATTATTCTCATGATGATGAACATGTCATTGACCTGCTTTGCCAAGCAATTGAACATGCAAAACATCATTAA
- a CDS encoding twin-arginine translocase TatA/TatE family subunit: MNLGFGEVAIIVIVALLLFGPSKLPQLGRAAGQTLQEFKRGMKGVMEDEEDHTKKTN; this comes from the coding sequence ATGAATCTCGGTTTTGGAGAAGTTGCTATTATTGTTATTGTTGCATTATTGCTTTTTGGACCTTCAAAGCTTCCTCAGCTTGGAAGAGCGGCAGGACAAACACTTCAAGAGTTTAAGCGTGGTATGAAGGGCGTTATGGAAGACGAAGAAGATCACACAAAGAAAACCAATTAA
- a CDS encoding penicillin-binding protein 1A, which yields MKAVTEFIGNTWRKYHLTQISILLVSIAVLAFLGFVVYFMKSADVESLQRGLSQSTILYDADGEKASKLSANRSDSVSIKKMPQHLQEAVIAIEDHRFYEHNGFDLRGMSRAFVKNLLPTGTVQGGSTITQQLTKNALLSPERTYKRKIEELFLAIEIEKVYTKKEILEMYLNTIYFGSGSWGVQNASKKYFGKDVSELTLSESAMLAGVIKAPSALDPYKNMDKAIERRNVVLDQMVKYGFITSEEAQQAKYEEISLEDKSGDPLKGKYPHYTDAVINEAIHRFGLTQDELLTKGYKIYTAMDQDVQAGLENVYEKDWLFPDDVSGDPSQSASVLVDPKSGGVVAIVGRRGEHVFRGFNYATQMKTSPGSTIKPLAVFTPAIEEGYDRYSMLKDEPMKFGDYEPTNYGGKYRGEVPMYRAVEKSLNVPTVWLLDQIGLSKGLDALERFGIPIEKEDRNLSIALGGMTKGISPLNLAEAYTTFPNDGVRKETFFIQKIIGPDGPVTPKWGPKEVKVTSKEVTDEMTAMLLNVVERGSGKKASLPGVDLAGKTGSTQVPIEGVNGTKDQWFVGYTPDIVGAVWVGVETVSKEHYLTANSSDGAVPLFKEIMTEISPYIEQSTFNVQEIEETPKKEEKKNVIDQLIEKWNELF from the coding sequence ATGAAAGCAGTCACAGAGTTTATAGGAAATACATGGAGGAAATATCACTTAACACAAATTTCCATTTTATTAGTATCGATTGCTGTGTTAGCTTTTCTAGGGTTTGTCGTATATTTTATGAAATCAGCCGATGTTGAATCGTTACAGCGCGGGCTATCACAGTCAACCATTCTATATGATGCCGATGGTGAGAAAGCAAGTAAGCTATCTGCCAATCGCTCGGATAGTGTATCAATTAAGAAAATGCCTCAGCATTTGCAAGAAGCAGTTATTGCCATTGAAGATCATCGTTTTTACGAACACAATGGGTTTGATTTAAGAGGAATGAGCCGTGCCTTTGTTAAAAACTTGTTACCAACAGGGACAGTCCAAGGGGGAAGTACGATCACGCAGCAGCTCACGAAAAATGCCTTGCTATCTCCCGAAAGAACCTATAAGAGAAAAATTGAAGAACTATTTTTAGCGATAGAAATAGAAAAAGTATATACAAAAAAAGAAATTTTGGAGATGTACTTGAACACGATTTATTTCGGAAGCGGTTCGTGGGGCGTTCAAAATGCTTCAAAAAAGTATTTTGGAAAAGATGTAAGTGAGCTGACATTAAGTGAATCAGCTATGCTTGCGGGAGTTATTAAAGCTCCTTCAGCATTAGATCCATACAAGAACATGGACAAGGCGATTGAAAGAAGAAATGTTGTTCTAGATCAAATGGTGAAATATGGTTTCATCACAAGTGAAGAAGCCCAACAAGCGAAATATGAGGAGATCTCTCTAGAAGATAAAAGTGGAGACCCTTTAAAAGGGAAGTATCCACATTATACAGACGCAGTTATTAATGAAGCTATTCATCGTTTTGGACTTACTCAAGATGAACTATTAACAAAAGGTTACAAAATCTATACAGCGATGGATCAAGATGTGCAAGCGGGTCTTGAAAATGTATATGAAAAAGACTGGCTCTTCCCTGATGATGTCAGCGGCGATCCATCACAAAGCGCTTCCGTGCTTGTCGATCCGAAAAGTGGAGGCGTTGTCGCTATTGTTGGCAGACGAGGAGAGCATGTATTTAGAGGGTTTAACTATGCGACTCAAATGAAGACTTCTCCAGGTTCTACCATTAAACCGCTGGCAGTGTTCACTCCAGCTATAGAAGAAGGCTATGATCGATATTCTATGCTAAAAGACGAGCCGATGAAGTTTGGTGATTATGAGCCAACAAATTATGGGGGCAAATACCGTGGGGAAGTACCAATGTATCGCGCGGTTGAAAAATCATTAAATGTACCAACTGTTTGGCTATTAGATCAAATTGGCCTGTCCAAAGGATTAGATGCACTAGAGCGTTTCGGTATTCCAATTGAGAAGGAAGATCGAAACTTAAGCATCGCACTAGGTGGGATGACAAAAGGGATATCCCCATTAAATCTTGCAGAAGCTTATACGACGTTTCCAAATGATGGAGTGAGAAAGGAAACTTTCTTTATTCAGAAAATCATTGGACCAGATGGACCGGTGACTCCGAAATGGGGACCGAAAGAAGTGAAAGTGACGTCTAAAGAAGTAACTGATGAGATGACAGCTATGCTTTTAAATGTGGTTGAACGTGGATCAGGCAAGAAGGCGAGCCTCCCTGGTGTAGATCTCGCAGGTAAAACGGGCTCCACTCAAGTGCCGATTGAAGGAGTAAATGGAACGAAAGATCAGTGGTTTGTAGGCTATACTCCGGATATAGTAGGGGCTGTTTGGGTAGGGGTAGAAACGGTTAGTAAGGAGCATTATTTAACCGCAAACAGTTCAGATGGAGCTGTACCGCTGTTTAAAGAAATCATGACAGAAATTTCTCCGTACATTGAACAATCGACATTTAATGTACAAGAGATTGAAGAAACGCCAAAGAAAGAAGAGAAGAAAAATGTGATCGATCAACTTATTGAAAAATGGAACGAACTTTTTTAA
- the ilvD gene encoding dihydroxy-acid dehydratase, whose translation MRSDMIKKGIDRAPHRSLLYAAGVKTEDLHKPFIGVCNSYIDIIPGHVHLNKFAEVVKEAIREAGGVPFEFNTIGVDDGIAMGHIGMRYSLPSRELIADAAETVINAHWFDGVFYIPNCDKITPGMLMSAVRTNVPSVFVSGGPMEGGKTQSGKPLSLVSVFEGVGAHLSGKMSAEELLEIESSACPTCGSCSGMFTANSMNSLMEMLGVTPPGNATIVATSDERHKLIKQAVKHLMDMVKNDVKPRDIITKEAIDDAFALDMAMGGSTNTVLHTLAIANEAEIEYDLNRINEIAKRVPYLSKISPASDYTMQDVHEAGGISAIINELCKISAINKERITITGKSVYENVKDAEITNDVVIRRSENPYSPVGGLSILYGNLAPDGGVIKVGAVDPSIKIFMGEAIVFESQDEALEGINNGTVKEGHVVVIRYEGPKGGPGMPEMLAPTAAIAGRGLEKKVALMTDGRFSGASRGISIGHVSPEAAEGGPIAFIENGDQIIIDLPNRTLNVVITEEEMAERKKNFVQPEPKIKKGYLARYSKLVTSASTGGIMKI comes from the coding sequence ATGCGTAGTGACATGATAAAGAAAGGAATTGATCGTGCACCACACCGCAGCTTGCTTTATGCAGCGGGAGTTAAAACAGAAGATTTACACAAACCGTTTATTGGCGTGTGTAACTCATACATCGATATTATTCCTGGACACGTTCACTTAAACAAATTTGCTGAAGTAGTGAAAGAAGCCATTCGTGAAGCGGGAGGAGTACCGTTTGAATTCAATACCATTGGAGTAGATGACGGTATTGCAATGGGTCACATTGGCATGAGATATTCGCTTCCGAGTAGAGAATTAATTGCCGATGCTGCAGAAACGGTCATCAATGCTCATTGGTTTGATGGAGTATTCTATATTCCAAACTGCGATAAGATTACGCCAGGGATGTTGATGTCCGCGGTCAGAACAAATGTCCCTTCTGTGTTCGTTTCGGGCGGACCAATGGAAGGCGGTAAAACACAGTCTGGAAAGCCGCTCTCGCTCGTCTCTGTTTTTGAAGGCGTAGGAGCCCATTTATCTGGGAAAATGTCAGCGGAAGAGCTACTAGAAATAGAGTCTAGTGCTTGTCCAACATGCGGCTCTTGTTCAGGGATGTTTACAGCTAATTCCATGAATTCCTTAATGGAAATGCTTGGTGTAACACCGCCAGGAAACGCGACTATTGTAGCAACATCTGATGAACGACATAAACTGATTAAACAAGCAGTCAAGCATCTTATGGACATGGTCAAAAATGATGTGAAGCCAAGAGATATTATTACGAAAGAGGCGATCGATGATGCATTCGCTCTTGATATGGCGATGGGAGGATCAACGAATACCGTTCTTCATACACTAGCCATCGCGAATGAAGCTGAAATTGAATATGACCTCAATCGAATCAACGAAATTGCCAAAAGAGTTCCGTACTTATCAAAAATCAGTCCAGCATCTGATTATACGATGCAGGATGTTCATGAAGCAGGCGGAATCAGTGCAATTATAAATGAATTATGTAAGATTAGTGCCATAAATAAGGAACGCATCACTATTACGGGAAAATCAGTGTATGAAAATGTGAAAGACGCTGAGATCACAAATGATGTTGTTATCCGTCGAAGTGAAAATCCTTATAGTCCTGTGGGTGGACTTTCCATCTTATACGGAAATTTGGCCCCAGACGGTGGAGTCATTAAAGTGGGAGCAGTCGATCCTTCGATCAAAATATTTATGGGTGAAGCAATAGTGTTTGAATCACAAGATGAGGCACTCGAAGGAATCAATAATGGCACTGTGAAAGAAGGACATGTGGTTGTTATTCGATACGAAGGACCTAAAGGTGGTCCGGGAATGCCGGAAATGCTTGCTCCAACAGCTGCTATTGCTGGTCGTGGATTAGAGAAGAAAGTCGCTTTAATGACAGACGGAAGATTTTCTGGAGCATCAAGAGGGATTTCCATTGGTCACGTCTCTCCTGAGGCAGCTGAAGGAGGCCCAATTGCCTTCATCGAAAATGGAGATCAAATCATTATCGATCTTCCGAACCGTACATTAAATGTCGTCATAACAGAAGAGGAAATGGCTGAAAGAAAGAAGAATTTCGTTCAACCAGAGCCGAAAATTAAAAAGGGTTATTTAGCTAGATATTCTAAATTAGTGACTTCCGCTAGCACTGGCGGAATTATGAAAATATAA
- the ilvB gene encoding acetolactate synthase large subunit, whose protein sequence is MSPKVKAEAKPLNQTMSGAELFIETLKQEGVEVVFGYPGGAVLPLYDALYRNPIRHILARHEQAAIHAAEGYARVSGKPGVVIATSGPGATNLVTGITDALMDSLPLVIFTGQVATTVIGSDAFQEADVIGITMPITKHNYQVRDLKELPRIIREAFHIATTGRPGPVLIDIPKDIATTITNPEFATEVNLPGYQPNLTPNILQVKKLVDALAESKKPVILAGAGILHGGATEELLTFAEEMNIPVVNTLLGLGSFPSDHRLFLGMGGMHGTYTANMAMYESDLLINIGARFDDRLTGNLKHFAKYATVAHIDIDPAEIGKNVETQIPIVADTKEALKKLLDLELVAPDSKEWLSKIEKNKREYPLWNSDVEEGISPQRLTEMIHQMTNGDAIVTTDVGQHQMWTAQYYGFNKPNRWITSGGLGTMGFGFPAAIGAQIAYPDDTVVAIAGDAGFQMTLQELGVIAELNLPVKIMIFNNQALGMVRQWQETFYEERYSQSLLPCQPDFVKLAESYGIRGYSVSTEEEAQKVLQETLNDRQAVLIDFRIKPKEKVYPMIAPGKGLHEMIGVRP, encoded by the coding sequence ATGAGCCCAAAAGTAAAGGCGGAGGCCAAACCGTTGAATCAAACAATGAGTGGAGCAGAACTTTTTATTGAAACATTGAAGCAGGAAGGTGTAGAAGTCGTATTTGGTTATCCAGGAGGAGCAGTCCTTCCTCTCTACGATGCTTTATACAGAAATCCAATTCGTCATATTTTAGCTAGACATGAGCAGGCGGCGATCCATGCTGCGGAAGGATATGCAAGAGTCTCAGGCAAACCAGGAGTCGTGATTGCTACATCAGGTCCTGGCGCAACGAATCTTGTGACAGGAATCACAGATGCGCTAATGGATTCTTTGCCTCTAGTGATTTTTACTGGGCAAGTAGCAACTACAGTGATTGGATCAGATGCTTTCCAAGAAGCGGATGTCATTGGAATTACGATGCCAATCACAAAACATAACTACCAAGTAAGAGATTTGAAAGAATTACCAAGAATCATTCGGGAAGCTTTTCATATTGCTACTACAGGACGTCCTGGGCCGGTGTTGATTGATATCCCTAAAGATATCGCAACAACTATTACAAACCCTGAGTTTGCTACAGAGGTGAATCTGCCAGGCTATCAACCAAACCTCACTCCGAATATTTTACAAGTGAAAAAATTGGTGGATGCGTTGGCAGAATCGAAAAAGCCTGTCATCTTAGCTGGGGCTGGCATTTTACACGGAGGCGCGACAGAAGAACTATTAACATTTGCTGAAGAAATGAACATTCCTGTAGTAAACACATTGTTAGGTTTAGGTTCCTTCCCATCCGATCATCGATTGTTTCTAGGAATGGGAGGAATGCATGGAACATACACAGCTAACATGGCGATGTATGAAAGTGATTTATTAATTAATATCGGCGCTAGATTTGATGATCGCTTAACAGGGAATTTAAAGCACTTTGCGAAGTACGCAACGGTAGCTCATATTGATATCGATCCTGCAGAAATCGGCAAAAATGTTGAAACGCAGATTCCGATTGTAGCTGATACGAAAGAAGCGTTAAAGAAATTACTTGATCTTGAATTAGTAGCTCCAGATTCAAAAGAATGGTTGTCAAAGATTGAGAAGAATAAGCGAGAATATCCTTTGTGGAATTCTGACGTTGAAGAGGGAATCTCTCCTCAGCGATTAACAGAAATGATCCATCAAATGACAAATGGAGATGCCATTGTCACGACGGATGTTGGTCAGCATCAAATGTGGACAGCACAATATTATGGCTTTAATAAACCGAACCGTTGGATTACATCAGGCGGACTAGGAACGATGGGATTCGGCTTTCCAGCTGCCATTGGTGCTCAGATTGCCTATCCAGATGATACGGTTGTAGCCATTGCTGGAGATGCTGGTTTCCAAATGACGTTGCAGGAACTAGGTGTGATTGCTGAGTTAAACTTACCTGTTAAAATTATGATTTTTAACAATCAAGCCTTGGGAATGGTTAGACAATGGCAAGAAACATTCTATGAAGAAAGATACTCTCAATCTCTTCTTCCTTGTCAACCTGATTTTGTTAAGTTAGCAGAGTCTTATGGAATTCGAGGCTATTCTGTTTCAACTGAAGAAGAAGCACAGAAAGTTTTGCAAGAAACATTAAATGACCGTCAAGCGGTACTCATTGATTTTCGAATTAAGCCGAAAGAAAAAGTTTATCCAATGATTGCTCCTGGAAAAGGACTTCATGAAATGATTGGGGTGAGACCATGA
- the ilvN gene encoding acetolactate synthase small subunit: protein MKRIVTVTVLNQSGVLNRITGLFTKRQFNIESITVGPTETDGISKMTVIAHVEDERTIEQVLKQLNKQIDVLKVTDITDLAIVSRELALIKVMTTPQTRAEINVIIEPFRATIIDVARDSVTIQVVGNFEKIESMIELLRPYGIKDLSRTGQTALTRGSQKQVTDMKQYSILK from the coding sequence ATGAAACGCATCGTAACTGTTACCGTTCTTAATCAAAGTGGTGTCTTGAACAGGATTACTGGCTTATTCACAAAAAGGCAATTTAACATTGAAAGCATTACAGTAGGTCCAACAGAAACAGATGGGATCTCTAAGATGACGGTCATCGCTCATGTAGAAGATGAACGAACGATTGAACAAGTGTTAAAACAATTAAATAAGCAAATTGATGTATTAAAAGTAACTGATATTACTGATTTGGCTATCGTCTCACGTGAGTTAGCTCTCATTAAAGTGATGACTACTCCGCAAACTCGCGCTGAAATTAATGTCATTATCGAGCCTTTCCGGGCGACGATTATTGACGTTGCCAGAGATAGTGTCACCATTCAAGTAGTAGGAAATTTCGAGAAAATTGAATCGATGATTGAGCTGTTGCGTCCATATGGAATTAAAGATCTTTCACGAACGGGGCAAACAGCACTCACACGCGGCTCACAAAAGCAAGTCACTGACATGAAGCAATACTCTATTTTAAAATAA
- the ilvC gene encoding ketol-acid reductoisomerase, with translation MAKVYYNGDINEAVLANKKVAIIGYGSQGHAHAQNLRESGVDVVVGLRPGKSWDQAEKDGFDVKSVREASAEADLIMILLPDEYQTAVYKNEIEPELTAGKALAFAHGFNVHFNQIVPPADVDVFLAAPKGPGHLVRRTYTEGAGVPALIGIYQDVTGQAKEIALAYARGVGAGRAGIIETTFKEETETDLFGEQAVLCGGASALVKAGFETLIEAGYQPEVAYFECLHELKLIVDLMYEGGLEGMRYSISDTAQWGDFVSGPRVVTAETKARMKDVLTDIQTGKFAKGWLLENQLNRPEFTAINESEKQHPIEVVGRELREMMPFVKKQSKKEVTAGAQD, from the coding sequence ATGGCAAAAGTATATTATAACGGAGATATTAACGAAGCGGTATTAGCAAACAAAAAGGTAGCAATCATCGGGTATGGATCTCAAGGTCACGCACATGCGCAAAACCTTCGTGAAAGCGGCGTAGATGTAGTTGTTGGTTTAAGACCAGGGAAGTCTTGGGATCAAGCTGAAAAAGACGGTTTCGATGTGAAATCCGTACGTGAAGCGAGTGCGGAAGCAGATCTAATCATGATCCTACTTCCAGATGAATATCAAACAGCGGTATACAAAAATGAAATCGAGCCTGAGTTAACAGCAGGAAAAGCCTTAGCATTTGCTCATGGGTTCAATGTTCATTTCAATCAAATCGTACCACCAGCTGATGTAGACGTATTCCTAGCTGCGCCAAAAGGACCAGGCCACTTAGTTCGTCGCACATATACAGAAGGTGCTGGAGTGCCGGCATTAATCGGTATTTATCAAGATGTAACGGGTCAAGCGAAAGAGATCGCTCTTGCTTATGCGAGAGGCGTTGGAGCAGGCCGTGCCGGTATTATTGAAACAACATTCAAAGAAGAGACAGAAACAGATCTATTCGGTGAGCAAGCAGTACTTTGCGGTGGTGCATCTGCTCTAGTAAAAGCTGGATTTGAAACATTAATCGAAGCTGGATACCAACCAGAAGTTGCTTACTTTGAATGTCTACATGAGTTGAAACTAATCGTTGACTTAATGTACGAAGGCGGACTTGAAGGAATGAGATATTCGATTTCTGATACAGCTCAATGGGGAGATTTCGTATCTGGGCCTCGCGTGGTAACAGCTGAAACAAAAGCGCGCATGAAAGATGTATTAACTGACATTCAAACTGGAAAATTCGCAAAAGGTTGGTTGCTTGAAAACCAATTGAACCGCCCTGAATTTACAGCGATCAATGAAAGTGAAAAACAACATCCGATTGAAGTAGTAGGACGCGAGCTTCGCGAAATGATGCCATTTGTTAAAAAACAATCGAAGAAGGAAGTGACGGCTGGTGCGCAAGATTGA